From a region of the Tachypleus tridentatus isolate NWPU-2018 chromosome 1, ASM421037v1, whole genome shotgun sequence genome:
- the LOC143222618 gene encoding uncharacterized protein LOC143222618: MEILQYLNVYSGKNKQRPIKDNLKNVIYEIPCSCNDTCIGKNGIKLATRIKEHKDSTRLMKTQNSAIAEHATSTGHRINWEKTRIIDTDKFWKTRNIKESFHISNINPSLNRNSRLESLFASRLNTLRP, from the coding sequence ATGGAAATCTTACAATACCTTAACGTCTATTCTGGTaaaaacaaacagcgacctaTCAAAGATaatctcaaaaacgtcatctatgaaattccgtgTTCGTGTAACGATACATGCATTGGaaaaaatggaataaaacttgcgacaagaataaaagaacataaagatagtacaagactcatgaaaacacaaaattcagccattgcagagcacgccACGTCAACTGGACATAGAATAAACTGGGAAAAGactagaatcatcgacacagacaaattctggaagacaagaaataTCAAAGAATCATTTCATATTAGCAATATTAATCCTTCACTAAACAGAaattccagattagag